A region from the Ctenopharyngodon idella isolate HZGC_01 chromosome 13, HZGC01, whole genome shotgun sequence genome encodes:
- the inaa gene encoding LOW QUALITY PROTEIN: internexin neuronal intermediate filament protein, alpha a (The sequence of the model RefSeq protein was modified relative to this genomic sequence to represent the inferred CDS: inserted 2 bases in 1 codon) encodes MSYGSDHYMSSSYRKMFGETPRFTGSTPRMSSMSSSGFRSHSLSRSTASPAGYYKRSGRSSSFSPVHFDSVDFSQTSVLNNEFKIVRTNEKEQLQGLNDRFAMFIEKVRNLEQHNKVLETELVSLRQRQNEPSRLADLYQQEIRDLRAQVDEINNEKSHILIERDSIEEELQKLRGKFEDEIRAREEAEQTLRSYKKDVDDATMVRVDLERKVESLLDEINFLRKVHDEEVVELTNMIPGSPDXSVEVELSKPDLTSALKEIRGQYETLASKNLQSAEEWYKSKFVSLNEQATKTNEAMRATREEINDYRRQLQSKTIEIETLRGTNESLERQIREMEDAHNAEVAGYQETIGQLDLDLRNTKSEMARHLREYQDLLNVKMALDIEIAAYRKLLEGEETHFSSGVTFSSTPSISYGYQSRSAFTSTRNPKKEKEEEGHAKSKAAAKREENTEESVVIKKAEKSDAVDVNSN; translated from the exons ATGAGTTACGGATCAGATCACTACATGTCCTCGTCCTACAGGAAGATGTTCGGGGAAACCCCTCGTTTCACCGGTTCCACCCCTAGAATGAGCTCCATGTCTTCCAGCGGCTTCAGGTCTCACTCTTTATCCCGCAGCACCGCCTCTCCCGCGGGTTACTACAAGAGATCGGGCCGGTCATCTTCCTTCTCACCGGTCCATTTCGACAGCGTGGATTTCTCTCAAACATCCGTGTTAAACAACGAGTTTAAAATAGTCCGAACCAATGAAAAGGAACAACTGCAGGGTCTCAATGACCGCTTCGCGATGTTTATCGAGAAAGTGCGCAATCTGGAGCAGCACAATAAAGTGCTGGAGACTGAACTCGTGAGTCTGCGCCAGAGGCAGAACGAGCCGTCCAGACTAGCTGACCTCTATCAGCAAGAGATTCGGGATCTGCGAGCCCAGGTGGACGAGATAAACAATGAAAAATCTCATATTCTCATCGAACGAGATAGTATCGAGGAAGAATTGCAGAAACTTCGAGGCAAGTTTGAGGATGAGATCCGAGCGCGCGAGGAGGCAGAGCAGACGCTCAGATCCTACAAGAAAGATGTGGATGATGCCACCATGGTGCGCGTGGACCTGGAGAGAAAGGTCGAGTCGCTCTTGGACGAGATCAATTTTCTGAGGAAGGTGCATGATGAAGAGGTGGTGGAGTTGACTAATATGATTCCAGGCAGCCCAGA ATCTGTGGAAGTGGAGTTATCCAAGCCTGATCTGACCTCGGCCCTCAAAGAGATCCGTGGGCAGTATGAAACCCTCGCGTCGAAGAACCTTCAGTCTGCTGAGGAATGGTacaaatcaaagtttgtcaGTCTCAATGAACAGGCCACTAAAACCAACGAGGCCATGAGAGCCACTAGAGAGGAGATCAACGACTACCGGCGACAACTACAGTCCAAAACCATTGAAATTGAAACCTTGCGCGGCACAAACGAATCTCTTGAACGGCAGATTCGCGAGATGGAAGACGCACACAATGCCGAGGTCGCAGGTTATCAG GAAACAATTGGGCAGCTGGACTTGGACCTTAGAAATACTAAGAGTGAAATGGCCCGTCACCTCAGAGAATATCAGGACCTTCTGAATGTCAAGATGGCGTTAGACATTGAAATTGCTGCGTACAG aaaGTTACTGGAGGGTGAAGAAACCCACTTTAGTTCTGGGGTGACTTTCTCCAGCACACCCAGCATCTCTTATGGGTATCAGAGCCGCTCCGCTTTCACCTCAACCCGCAATcccaaaaaagagaaagaggaggAGGGACACGCCAAATCCAAGGCAGCAGCCAAGCGAGAGGAAAACACAGAGGAATCCGTTGTGATTAAGAAGGCAGAAAAGAGTGATGCTGTTGATGTTAACTCTAACTAG